One Miscanthus floridulus cultivar M001 chromosome 11, ASM1932011v1, whole genome shotgun sequence DNA window includes the following coding sequences:
- the LOC136492304 gene encoding uncharacterized protein, with protein MDKSWIDDDARHGKAYLQGVNRFLAFAFSNAAVGSKILCPCRKCSNSFWYEASEVREHLICDGFLKGYRTWNLHGEPTPSVNHENCDIDVDGVEVMDDPDEDDDISGLLRDLAGGLDDRGDFEENSPDLDPCEGLVAIQKLVEENSKDLFPTCKKYTQLRFLIRLLHIKLLGGWSDKSFNLLLELFNDAFPDGSAVAKTFHEAKKLVKSIGIGYTSIHACENDCILYWKENIDLNSCPKCKVSRWKSTRKSLDGKHVYNVPKKVLRYFSIKKCLQRLFLSSKTASLTRWHDEGRKKDGLLRHPADSPLWEDFDEKHPTFAADSRNIRLAFATDGFNPFRTMNNSYSIWPGICIPYNFPPSMCMKQSNFILSFLIPGKDSPCGNFDLFCQPIVNDLLDMFENGVRTYDASIGEYFQLRAAVLWTITDFPGLGYVSGSVTSGEAACPDCHFFTDSIRLGSGSKTCYMGHRRFLHENHPFRFDADKFGGKTEFRPAPKPLSGEEILECTKDLSTSFGKDPSGKKPARKKRKEGEPLWRKR; from the exons ATGGATAAATCTTggattgatgatgatgctag GCATGGCAAGGCATATTTGCAGGGGGTGAACCGTTTCTTAGCTTTTGCATTTAGTAATGCAGCTGTTGGTAGCAAGATACTTTGTCCTTGTAGAAAGTGTTCCAACTCTTTCTGGTATGAGGCTAGTGAAGTCCGTGAACACTTAATATGTGATGGGTTTCTAAAAGGATACAGAACATGGAATTTACATGGAGAACCCACCCCGTCTGTGAATCATGAGAACTGTGACATTGATGTTGATGGTGTTGAGGTTATGGATGAtcctgatgaagatgatgatatcTCTGGTTTGCTTAGGGACTTAGCAGGTGGCTTAGATGATAGAGGTGATTTTGAGGAAAATAGTCCTGATCTAGATCCTTGTGAGGGGCTAGTTGCTATTCAAAAGCTGGTTGAAGAGAATAGCAAGGATCTGTTCCCTACTTGCAAGAAATATACCCAACTCCGATTTCTTATTAGATTACTACACATCAAACTCCTTGGAGGATGGTCTGATAAATCTTTTAACCTGCTACTAGAACTATTCAATGATGCATTCCCAGATGGTTCAGCCGTAGCAAAAACCTTTCATGAAGCTAAGAAATTGGTGAAATCCATAGGAATTGGGTATACTAGTATTCATGCTTGTGAAAATGATTGCATTCTCTATTGGAAGGAGAACATAGATTTGAATTCATGTCCAAAGTGTAAGGTTTCACGGTGGAAATCAACAAGGAAGAGTCTAGACGGGAAACATGTATATAATGTTCCCAAGAAGGTTCTCCGCTACTTTTCAATAAAGAAGTGTCTCCAAAGGTTATTTCTGTCCTCTAAAACAGCAAGCCTGACGAGGTGGCATGATGAAGGCCGGAAAAAAGATGGTCTCCTAAGGCATCCTGCAGATTCCCCTCTATGGGAGGACTTCGATGAAAAGCATCCAACCTTCGCTGCGGATAGCCGCAATATCCGTCTTGCATTTGCCACCGATGGCTTCAATCCATTTAGAACCATGAATAATAGCTATAGCATTTGGCCTGGCATTTGTATTCCCTACAATTTCCCACCTTCAATGTGCATGAAGCAATCAAATTTCATCTTGTCTTTTCTCATTCCTGGGAAAGATTCTCCTTGTGGTAATTTTGATCTCTTTTGTCAGCCAATTGTCAACGACTTGTTAGATATGTTTGAAAATGGTGTTAGAACTTATGATGCTTCCATAGGTGAGTACTTCCAGCTACGGGCAGCAGTATTGTGGACTATTACTGATTTCCCAGGTCTAGGATATGTGTCTGGATCTGTCACATCTGGTGAAGCAGCATGTCCTGATTGCCACTTCTTTACTGATTCAATTAGACTTGGTAGTGGTTCCAAGACATGCTATATGGGTCATCGAAGATTCTTGCATGAAAATCATCCATTTAGGTTTGACGCCGATAAATTTGGTGGTAAAACTGAGTTCAGACCTGCACCTAAACCACTTTCTGGAGAGGAAATTTTGGAGTGCACTAAAGACCTTAGTACTAGTTTTGGCAAGGATCCATCTGGGAAGAAACCAGCAAGAAAGAAACGCAAGGAAGGTGAACCATTATGGCGCAAGAGATGA
- the LOC136492305 gene encoding uncharacterized protein, translating into MNVNGQGEEDVAEEDIAEEDDWEFESIGDFLCDNEDFQRNTQEKRNGRGISRLDVVFARKPDMPKIKVMVNEYGQPVGENARRFSGAVGVHVRQKISIACADWRLVDEDLKDAVWLDMKAQTEIAKANRAKLSIHHTTGSKSFACNRHELANELGRTPRRDELYIKTHTRKNGIPSRNAEPIINKLKSVIEAQPELTEKSIQEGDAFAAACGKKEPKGRVRVLGLGPTPQTVGTPGVKGYTPTRLQMQDRECKRKESHIAALESHQTALEQRIAELEAELAHERLARERSSMENVSQNGSNSRHHESPRSETNQVVEFHEDGAYANNSNEYEYMLVHRTNLAPPVQQPHRSSSSPVVQPNTSPAASFMQHHHSIPIPTTTVVQPPQSSPIPTDSAVQSPQCSPDSAGPSRNGDANHISHDDLIGNEIILYALQRDEPVAKGIIISVNPVTVHAGQALGKKHCLVVIRCVMKRDAKLPRPYPGVEEMADAKDMAIAWPYKRLKVCKSKKSSQGTGGGRK; encoded by the exons ATGAATGTGAATGGGCAAGGTGAAGAAGATGTAGCTGAAGAAGATatagctgaagaagatgattggGAATTTGAATCGATTGGAGATTTCTTATGTGATAATGAAG ATTTTCAGCGCAATACACAAGAGAAGAGGAATGGAAGAGGTATCAGTAGATTGGATGTAGTCTTTGCAAGGAAACCTGATATGCCTAAAATCAAAGTTATGGTCAATGAATATGGTCAGCCTGTTGGTGAGAATGCTAGGAGGTTTTCTGGTGCTGTTGGGGTACATGTGAGACAAAAAATATCAATTGCCTGTGCTGATTGGAGGCTTGTTGATGAGGACTTAAAGGATGCAGTATGGTTAGACATGAAG GCTCAAACTGAAATTGCCAAAGCCAACCGTGCAAAGCTGTCCATACATCATACAACTGGTAGCAAGAGCTTTGCTTGTAACAGGCATGAACTG GCTAATGAACTAGGGCGCACTCCTCGAAGGGACGAACTCTATATCAAAACACATACAAGAAAAAATGGAATTCCATCAAGGAATGCAGAACCAATTATT AATAAACTTAAATCAGTTATTGAAGCCCAGCCTGAATTGACCGAAAAATCCATCCAAGAAGGTGATgcatttgctgctgcttgtggaaAAAAGGAACCGAAAGGACGTGTTCGGGTTTTGGGCCTAGGACCAACTCCCCAAACTGTTGGTACACCAGGGGTCAAGGGTTACACTCCAACGAGGCTTCAAATGCAAGATCGAGAGTGTAAAAGGAAAGAAAGTCATATAGCAGCTCTAGAAAGTCACCAAACAGCTCTAGAACAACGCATAGCAGAATTAGAAGCTGAATTGGCGCATGAAAGGTTGGCACGTGAAAGGTCAAGTATGGAAAATGTCTCCCAAAATGGCTCTAACTCACGTCACCATGAG AGCCCAAGATCTGAGACAAATCAAGTTGTTGAATTTCATGAAGATGGTGCCTATGCAAATAACTCTAATGAGTATGAATACATGCTTGTGCATAGGACTAACTTAGCCCCACCAGTCCAGCAGCCCCACCGGTCCAGCAGCTCCCCAGTTGTGCAGCCCAACACATCTCCCGCAGCCTCATTTATGCAGCACCATCACTCTATCCCCATTCCTACAACCACAGTTGTTCAGCCCCCTCAGTCTAGCCCCATTCCTACAGACTCGGCTGTTCAGTCCCCTCAGTGTAGCCCTGACAGTGCAGGCCCATCAAGGAATGGTGATGCAAATCACATCTCACATGACGACCTT ATCGGCAATGAAATTATACTCTATGCACTCCAGAGAGATGAACCTGTGGCCAAGGGAATAATTATTTCAGTTAATCCTGTCACCGTGCACGCAGGACAAGCTCTTGGAAAGAAGCACTGTCTAGTTGTTATCAGATGTGTGATGAAAAGGGATGCAAAGCTACCTCGCCCATATCCTGGTGTGGAAGAGATGGCTGATGCTAAGGACATGGCAATTGCTTGGCCATATAAAAGG CTCAAGGTCTGCAAGTCTAAGAAATCATCCCAGGGAACAG GTGGTGGGAGGAAATAG